The sequence TCAGCTCCCCTCCGGATACGCGCTCCAGGAGATCCCCAAGTCGATTTCTTTGTCGTGTCCGGCGGGAACGTACAGCGTCGAGTATAAATACGCCGACGGCGTCATCGCTGCAAAAAGGACATTTGTAACCGCCAAGTCGATCGTCAACCCGGATGAATATCAGGAATACAAAAAATTCTATAATCAGGCCTTAAAGGAGGACAATCGGCAGCTTCTTCTCGCCAAAACAGAATAGACTTCAGCAGTATTTTGATTTACTTCACATTATTGAAAGCCCTCTTCATTTGAAATCCTCGAATCCATCGCAGGCGCATCTATGAAAATAGCAATAACCAAGACGAAAATTCTCTTTGCATGCATGATTTCCGTGATGGCAATGAATCCTGCGGCGGCATCGGTTGCCTCCTTTACGAAAAACGCCGACGGGATTACTTGCATCCTGGATAAAGGAGCGATGAAGATCAAGATCTGCCGCAGCGACATCGTCGAAATACAATACAGCATACTTGTTCCGTTTCCCTCCAGACGATCATTGGTTGTCCCTGATTCATGGAAAGGGACTGCGGAGTTTTCCGTTTCAGAGAATCCTGAAGCGGTCGTCGTCTCTACCTCTTCTTTGCAGATCGAGATCAGCAAACGCACCGATGCCATAACTTACAGAGAGCCGACTGGTGCGGTGATTCTGGCCGAAGATCGTGCGGATGGGAAAAGAATGATGCCCGATACCGTCGCGGGCATCCACACCTATGCGTGCTCAACGAGATTTCTCTCTCCCATGGATGAAGCATTGTACGGTCTCGGATGTCATCCGAAGGATTCATTATCGATGAACTATAAAGGACGCGACCAGGACCTCGCAATAAAATATATGACCGGGGCCATCCCCGTCCTCCTGTCGACGCGGGGTTACGGTCTTATGTGGGACAATTACTCTGCATCAAAGTTTTACGGCGCCGAGGAAGGGGATTCCAAATTTGAATACGTATCGGAGAGCGGTGTCATGGTCGACTATTATTTCTTTTATGGACCGGAATTCGACCATATCATCGCATCGTACCGAGCGACAACCGGCGAAGCGCCGATGTTCCCCAAATGGGCATTCGGACTTTTTCAGTCGCAGGATCGATACCAGAGCCAGAAGGAAGTTCTCGCGGTGAAGGATCATTACCGGAATGATCATATCCCGGTCGATTGCATCGTGCAGGATTGGTTCTACTGGGAGCCGAACGTCATCGGCTCGCATGTCATGGCTCCGACACGGTATCCCGATCCGAAAGCGATGGTCGACGAGCTGCATCAGGCGAATATCCATGCTATGATCTCCATTTGGCCGGTCTTTGCAAAGGGTACTCAGAATTTTGATGAACTGAAGAAAGCAGGAGGGATGACGGAGATCACGTGGGACAACGTAATGACCCATACGTTCGACAGTTATTATGACGCCCATGATTCGTCGGCGCGGGATATCTATTGGAGAGAGGCAAAAGACAGCCTCATCGGACGCGACGGATGGGACGCATGGTGGGTTGACCAGTGCGAACCGGATAACGGCGACCTCCTCGATGCCCGGCGGCAGGCGATGTTTTCCATCGGCAAAGGAATAGACTATTTCAACACATTTTCTCTGGCTCACACGACAGGCTTATACAAGAACTGGAGGCATGACATCCCCGGGAAACGCGCCTTCTTTCTCGTGCGGCAGGCGTTCGCAGGGCAGCAGAGGAACTCCGCGACGCTCTGGTCATCCGACATCACTTGCACATTCCATGATTACAAGGATCAGGTCCCCCAGGCGATCAACGCATGCGTCTCCGGCATTCCGTACTGGACTTCGGACATCGGCGGGTACCACCTCGGGTGGATGTCGCCGGATTGGTCGGCGGCTGCGAACAGAGAATTATTCACGCGATGGTTCCAGTTCGGTTCCTTCTGTCCCGTCTTCAGGATCCACGGCAAAGGGGAACGCGCGCTTTTCTCGAACAATTGGGATGCCGAGACAAAGAAAATTTTGTTGAAGTACGACAACCTGCGGTATCGATTGCTCCCGTATATCTATTCGTTGTCGTGGAAAGTGACAAGCGAAGGTTACACACCGATGCGCTCGCTCGCCTTTGATTTCAGGGGGGACAGAGCTGTTGACAATATTCAGGATCAATACATGTTCGGCCCCGCATTTCTTGTAAGCCCTGTGACGGAACCGATGCGCCCCGACGTATCCGCTGTGTTTTCAGGTCAAACGAGAAAAGTATATCTTCCGGAAGCAGCTCTTTGGGTTGATTTCTGGACAGGCAGATCCTATTCGGGAAAAGAAACGATCGATGCGCCGGCTCCGATCGAGACCCTTCCTTTGTATGTGAGAGCCGGTTCGATCATCCCGATGGGGCCGTACATGGAATACGCTACGGAGAAGAAGGCCGATCAGATCGAACTCAGGATCTATCCCGGGGCGAACGGAAAATTCGTGATGTATGAAGATGCTAACGACGGTTATGAGTACGAGAAAGGGGAATATGCCACGATCGAATTTACGTGGAATGACGCTGCCCGGATGCTGACTATTGAGGGGCAGAAGGGGAGTTATCCGGGGATGTTGGCCAAACGCTCGTTCGACGTTGTGCTCGTTCAACCGGATCATGGAACAGGCGTAGAAATCTCTCAGCACATCGACAAGCACGTCGACTACAACGGAACAAGACTCGACGTCAAGCTTTGATGGATTGATTGTTCCGGCTGATGCGATAGTGTGCAAGCTCTGCGAGCTGCTTGACGCCCGGGTAATAATCCGGGGGGATCGGAGGATGCACCGTAAGAGAGGCAACGATCGATCGATGAGCGAGCAGTTTCCAAAAGTGTTCCGCAAAATTCATCGATCCGTACCAGCATACGCTGTCTCTGTTTAACGGACTGAACGGAGCTTCGTCTATTTCAAGATAAGCGATTGTGATCGGGAGGATCTTTGCGTTTGCATGCACGGCGGCGTTGAAGAGCGAACTCTTGAAAGGGAGCACCTGGTCGCCGTTTGTCGATGTCCCTTCCGGAAATATCTGTACATTCACTCCTTGGACCAACGCCTCTTCAATTTCTTTCACCGACTCAACGGTCCCGCGGAAAGCATCCCGGTCCACAAACAAAGTCCCGCCAAGGCTCACGAAACCCCCTAAAATAGGCCATTGTTTGACATCTTTCTTTGCGACAAAGATCGCCGCGAAAGCACAACCGATGACGACCATGTCAAGGTAACTCTGATGATTTGCCACGAGCAGAAAATTCTCCCTCGACAACTCCTCTCCAAGGACATCTCGGACAACGCTAAGTCCGAGAACCGCCGCAGCTGATCTTGTCCACCAGTGAGAGGCGTTTCCTAAGAACCCATTTTTCCTCGCGGGGCTGAAAAAGAGCGCTGCCCGCCCAAACAAAGCAATGAGGCTAAAGAACAAAGAGATGACGCATAGAGCGCAAAACTTCCATAGCCGTTTCACGTTGCTCCGGCCATTTTCCAATAGTGATTTTTGTATTTTTCCGTGATCTTGTCAGTTTCCAGCAGGGCGAAGAAATCGACCGTCCCGAATTGTCTGTCGAGCGCCGGTTCCCCACAGATCAGCGCGCCAGCGCGTAGATATCCCTTTAATAGCGGAGAAAAGTTTTGGATAATGTGATTCACTTCGCGGCCGCTATCGAGTCCGGGAGTAAGGCTCATGGCGCACCGCCGGGTTGGAAACACCCGGTAATGATCTGGCGCGAAATGATGCTCCCTCAGGTAGGCAAATGCGCCGGCGACCTCACCTTCCTCGATGCTGTGAAAGCTTGCGCATCCAAACATCGCGTTGATGTTATGGATCTCGATATACCGGGCGATTCCAGCCCACAATAAATTAACGACAGCAAGTGAGCGATACTCCTTCGCCACACAGGACCGTCCCAACTCCAGCGACTGCCCCGGCAATTGTTTAATGCGCCCGAGTTCGAATTCATTCTCCGAGTAGAAGCCGAAACTTTTCTCCGCTTTTTCCTGCCGCAGCAACCGATACGTACCGACAACATTATCCGTTTCTCTATCCTTGACGATCAAATGGTCGCAGAAGGTGTCGTAGACATCCGAGTCTAGCCCGGTTTCATAGGAAGATTCGAGCCCTTCGTGGAGTTCCAAGTTGAAGACCTTGAAACGGAGCCGGAGGGCTGCTTCAACCTCGTATAAATACTCGGCGATTTTTACTTCGAAGAAGGGAGTCGATGCCAGAAGGTGTTGGTACATGCGAATTGTCCCGTTGAGTGAATGTTCTTGACCAAAGTACTCTCGATGTGTTTCATTATTATTATCCTCGTTTAACGGTCGTGTTATCAATCGTTGCGTGCAAGTACCGGAACGGTCGTTTTCGCTACATCATTCTCAGATAATATTTTAACGGGAGGGGGCTCAGTAAAGATTTGTTAACCCTTCCGTTATCCTGCGGTAAAAGAGAACAATTACCTTTGTGGCGTGAAAAAGAATAAAAGGCGACTGCATATACTGCTCCGGATCGTTTCAGCTCTGGCAGGAGGAGCGCTTTTGATTCTTCTCTTCCGGGATGCCGATCTTTCCTTGATGTATTCCCTTCTGATGAATGTCGGACTCCTTCTCATTCCCGTCTATGCGATCTATGCAATCGGCTGCCTCTTCGATACCGCGGCATGGAAACTCATCCTTGATACGCCTGCCAAATCGATCTCGTTTTTCAGACTTCTGCAGGTTCACATCGCAGGCGAGTCGATGTACCGGTTCATTCCGGCGGGAGTCGTGGTGGGGGAAGCCACAAAGGTCTATTTGCTGAACAAACAAAGCCGCTTTGACGGCGCTGAAATTGTTTCAAGCCTGGTTCTCCGGAAACTTCTCATGGGGTTGAGCCAGGGGATATATATTGCGATCGGCGTTTTCCTCGGGATTATTTTTTCTCAGCATTTCGGGATGATTCGATTACTGTCCGTCGGCATATCGATATCGGTCCTCCTTGTGTTTGCCGCAATGGGAGTGAAACTCTCCCGAGGAACGCTTTTTATCTGGCTCTTCCGCCTGCTGCGGAACGTCCCGTACATCGGCCCTGCTGTCGAAAAGAAGGAAGGATTTTTTAAAGAGACTGATTTGGTGTTGAAGGATTTTTTTATCCGGAAGAGAAAGCAGAGTATCCTGGCATTCTTTCTTTTCTTTTTAGGATGGCTCACCGAAGCCGTGGAGACCTTTCTCATTCTTGCTGTGCTCGGGATGAGCATCGCTCCATACCAGGTCCTGATGTTTGAGCCGCTTGTTTCATTGACCCGCTCGGTTGCCTTTTTCATCCCCGGAGGGCTTGGAGTGATGGATAGCGGATATGTTTCGGCGTTCGGAGCGGCGGGTGTCATCAACGCGGCAACCGCAGGAGCGGCATTCATAGTCATCAAGAGGAGCAAGGAATTATTCTGGATCGTCGCTGGACTCACACTGTTGTGGATCCAGGGAGGGAAGGGCGTCCAGGAGGTTATGGGGGAGGTCTTGCGCCCTGAAATAGCGCCGGAAATTGTATGAAAAAGAAAATCCTTTTTATCTGCGGATCGAGAAACCAGACGACACAGATGCATAAGGTCTCGTTGGAACTCGACCGCGAATATGATTGCTGGTTCAGTCCCTATTATGCCACCGGTTTGGAAGAATTCCTCCGGAAGATGAACCTGACGGAGATGTCGATCATGGGGAGTAAAATGGTCGGCCGGTGTCTCCAATACCTTCATTCCAACCATTTGAAGGTCGACTACCGGGGGGAGAGAAATGATTACGACCTGGTTTTTACCTGTGCCGACCTCGTTATTCAGGAGAATATTATAAGTAAGAGGATCATTTTGGTCCAGGAGGGGATGACCGACCCCGAAAACATCGGCTATTATCTCGTAAAAAAATTCCCGTTTCTTCCCCGATGGATCGGCAGCACCTCTACGTTCAGTCTGAGTAATGCGTATGAAAAATTGTGCGTCGCCAGCGAAGGATATCGCGACCTGTTCATCCGGAAGGGAATTCCCGCGGAGAAAATTGTAGTGACCGGCATCCCGAATTTTGACGACTGTAAAAGATTTCTCGACAATCGTTTCCCCCACAAAAATTACGTCCTGGTATGCACCTCAGACTCCCGTGAGACGTTCAAGTTCGAGAACCGGAAGAAGATCATCCAAAATGCCGTCAGGATAGCGCGCGGCCGGAAGCTGATATTCAAGCTGCATCCAAACGAGAACATCGAGCGCGCCACGGCCGAGATCGCCATGTGGGCCCCGTCAGCGCTCGTATTCGCTTCAGGGAACGCGGAGGAAATGGTCGCGAACTGCGACGTGCTGATCACTCAATTTTCTTCGACCGTGTACGTCGGGTTGGCTCTCGGAAAAGAGATCTACTCGAATTTTCCTCTGGAAGAATTGAGAAGACTCGCCCCGCTGCAGAACGCCTCGGGGGCGAGAAATATCGCGGCCGTAGCCCGCGAGATGCTCTCAGAAAAATCACGCGAACTTGTTCACTCCGACCTGCGAAAGGGGGAGATTCCCCTGCGGTGGCAGCACGGATACAGGGCGAAGTTAGCCCGCTTATTCTCGCACGCTGCATGAAAACACTCATTGTCATACAGGCGCGGACGGGTTCCTCGAGGCTCCCGAATAAAGTTCTGCTCCCCCTGGCCGGCGCTCCGCTGTTGCAGAGAATGGTTGAGAGAGTACAGGCAGCCGAAAAAGTTTCCGACATCGTCGTTGCGACGACGACGGAGCGGAGCGACGATCCGATCCGCACATTGTGCAGATCTATCGGCGTCCGATGCTTCAGCGGCCATCCCTCCGACCTGCTGGACAGGCACCTTCAGGCCGCCCTGCATGAAAAGGCAGATGCCGTTGTGAAGATTCCCTCCGACTGCCCCTTGATCGATCCAAGGATCATCGACACTGTCCTGAGATTCTTCACCGCGCGGGTCAGGCCGTTCGATTATGTCAGTAACCTGCACCCGGCAACGTATCCTGACGGGAACGATATTGAAGTCATGACAATGGAAGCATTGAAGACCGCATGGTGCGAAGCGGAGAAGGACTATGAGAGGGAACATACGACCCCCTTTCTTTGGGAGCAGCCGGAGAGGTTCGTTCTTGGGAGCGTTCTGTGCGAGTCCGGACTCGACTATTCGATGGAGCAACGCTGGACCATCGACTATCCCGAAGATTACAGCCTCATCAAACGAGTCTATGATGAATTGTGGACGCCCGGGCAGCCGGTCTTTTCGATGTACGATATTCTTCAGCTGATCTCCGAAAAGCCGGAGATCAAAATGCTAAACGCCCGCTACATCGGCGTGAATTGGTACCGGCATTACCCAGGACAGCTTAAAACAATTTCAGCAAAAGAAACGCGGCAGGTTGTGAATTCATGACAGAACAGGAAAAGATCGAACTCGAGCTTCTCGCCCTTCGGGTGAGGGCACATATCATTTCAATGGCGACGGACGGAGGATGCTTCATCGGCGCGTCGTTGTCGTGCGCGGACCTGATCGTCTATCTTTATGCCAAAGTTCTCCGGCTGTCCCCTGAAAACCTCAAAGACCAGAACCGGGACTATTTTTTCCTCTCAAAGGGACATGACGTGCCGGCATTGTACGGGACATTTGCGGAACTCGGGTACATGGAAAAGGAGAGGCTGACGAATCATCTTCATACGAACGATTCGATCTACTGGCATCCGAACCGCACGATTCCAGGAGTCGAGTTTCACTCCGGTTCGCTTGGCCATCTGTTGTCTGTTGCGATCGGCGTTGCGCTGGACATAAAAATGCGCAAGGGAAACAATCGTGTCTTTGTGATTCTGGGCGACGGCGAACTGAACGAGGGGTCGATTTGGGAAGGATGTCTGGTTGCGGCCGCTCTTAAGCTCGACAATCTTGTCGCCGTTGTGGACAGGAACGAATTCCAGGCGAACATGAAAACCGAAGAGCTGATCCCGCTGGAATCCATCGACAAAAAATTTGCGGCCTTCGGCTGGTCGGTGAACAGGATCAACGGCCACAGTTTTGACAAAATGGAGGCCGCCTTTTCGCGCCTTCCGATGAGTGTTGACAGGCCGAATGTCATCATTGCCGATACCATCCGGGGGAAGGGATTGGCGAGCATCGAACGGCGCGCCGACCGGTGGTTTGCCAATTTTACTCACGATGAAATCGAGATGCTCCTTGACGAGTTGTACAACGGTCAGGAAAGCACATTGTCGTCCGAAACTCTCATGGTCCGTTAAAAGGATTACGTTGATGGTCACTTACGAACAAAAATTAAAAGAACTGGCCGAGGCAGACGAGTCGATCGTGGTGATGACATCAGAGAATCGGGCAGCGATCAGGAATCTTCCCCAAACGCTCGGAAAAAGGTTCATCGATGTCGGCATCGCTGAACAGACCATGGTCGGCGCAGCGGCCGGGCTTGCGCTCCGCGGGAAAATTCCTGTTGTTCACGCCCTCGCAACGTTTCTTACCCTCCGCGCCTTTGAATTTGTCCGTACCGATATCGGCATCGGGAACCTCCCCGTGAAGCTTGTCGGCGGAGTTCCGGGATTTCTCTCGGACGGGAATGGCCCGACGCACCAGGCGCTCGAGGATGTTTCGATCATGCGCGGCATCCCCAACATGAATGTCTTCTGCCCCGCGGACCAGGTGGAACTTGTTGCCGGGCTTCCGCATATCCTCAAAGACAAATCTCCTTGGTATATCCGCTTCACGGCAATGGAGCCGGTTGTCAACCATTATGACCAGTTTGCAGTCGGAAAAGCAGAGATCCTTGTTGAAGGAATGGACATTGCTCTTTTGACCTATGGATTCATGAACCGGGAAGCGTGGATGGCGAAAGAAATCCTGGAATCAAAAGGATTCTCGGTCCGGTTCATCAATTTGCGGACGCTCAAGCCGGTCGATGAAGTGACGATCCTCTCTGCTGCAAAAGAATGCTCGATGCTCGTGACGATCGAAGACCACTTTCTTACGGGAGGGCTGTATTCCATCGTCAGCGAAATTCTTGTGCGGTACCAGCGAACGGCAAAAGTTCTGCCGTTCGCGCTCAACGGACGCTGGTTCAGACCGGGATTGCTGAACGATGTTCTCGCATACGAGGGATTTACCAGCGGCCAGATCGCTTCCAGAGTGATGGCAGCGTTCGAAGAAAGAGATGAAGACCTATTTCCCGAAGAATTGGAAGGTTCCATCGCGGTTCGAAAATATTGAAAGAGGTGCAGTATGAATTCAATCGGAAAGAATGAAAACTACCCGATCATTACGAACTCAGATGATCTCTATGCGCGCGCGCTGGGACTGATTCCCGCGGTCACGCAGACGCTGGCGAAGGGCCCGGGTCAGTACGTCAAAGGGGTCGCGCCGAAATATCTTCAGAGGGGCAAGGGGGCGTACGTCTGGGATGTGGACGGTAATGAGTATCTCGATTACACGATGGGGGTAGGACCGGTCTCGCTCGGCTACGCGTACGAGCGGGTCGACGATGCGATCAAAAAACAATTAGAGGACGGCATTACATTCTCGATGATGCATCCGCTTGAGGTCGAGGTTGCGGAGCTTGTTCGGGAGGTGATCCCGAACGCTGAATCGGTACGATTCAGCAAAACCGGTTGCGACGTTACGACAGCGGCGGTGCGTTTAGCGCGCGCATTTACCGGGCGCGACAAAGTTCTCTGCTGCGGCTATCACGGGTGGCATGACTGGTATATCGGCGTCACCGACCGGAATAAAGGGATCCCGCAGGCAGTCCGCGACCTCACCTTCACTTTTAACTACAACGATATCCAATCGGTCATCGATTCGATTGACGGCGAAACGGCATGCGTTATTCTCGAGCCGGTGGTATTCGAGGCCCCCGTCGGAAATTTCCTTCACCGGCTCAAGGAAATTTGCCGGCAGAACGGGACGCTCCTCATCTTCGACGAAATGTGGACCGGGTTCCGTCTCGCCCTAGGCGGCGCGCAGGAGTTTTTCGGAGTGAAAGCAGACCTCGCGTGCTATTCAAAAGCCGTCGCTAACGGAATGCCGATCTCGATACTTACCGGCCGGCGCGATGTCATGCATCTCCTTG comes from Bacteroidota bacterium and encodes:
- a CDS encoding transketolase C-terminal domain-containing protein, giving the protein MVTYEQKLKELAEADESIVVMTSENRAAIRNLPQTLGKRFIDVGIAEQTMVGAAAGLALRGKIPVVHALATFLTLRAFEFVRTDIGIGNLPVKLVGGVPGFLSDGNGPTHQALEDVSIMRGIPNMNVFCPADQVELVAGLPHILKDKSPWYIRFTAMEPVVNHYDQFAVGKAEILVEGMDIALLTYGFMNREAWMAKEILESKGFSVRFINLRTLKPVDEVTILSAAKECSMLVTIEDHFLTGGLYSIVSEILVRYQRTAKVLPFALNGRWFRPGLLNDVLAYEGFTSGQIASRVMAAFEERDEDLFPEELEGSIAVRKY
- a CDS encoding lysylphosphatidylglycerol synthase domain-containing protein — translated: MKKNKRRLHILLRIVSALAGGALLILLFRDADLSLMYSLLMNVGLLLIPVYAIYAIGCLFDTAAWKLILDTPAKSISFFRLLQVHIAGESMYRFIPAGVVVGEATKVYLLNKQSRFDGAEIVSSLVLRKLLMGLSQGIYIAIGVFLGIIFSQHFGMIRLLSVGISISVLLVFAAMGVKLSRGTLFIWLFRLLRNVPYIGPAVEKKEGFFKETDLVLKDFFIRKRKQSILAFFLFFLGWLTEAVETFLILAVLGMSIAPYQVLMFEPLVSLTRSVAFFIPGGLGVMDSGYVSAFGAAGVINAATAGAAFIVIKRSKELFWIVAGLTLLWIQGGKGVQEVMGEVLRPEIAPEIV
- a CDS encoding lysophospholipid acyltransferase family protein, with the translated sequence MKRLWKFCALCVISLFFSLIALFGRAALFFSPARKNGFLGNASHWWTRSAAAVLGLSVVRDVLGEELSRENFLLVANHQSYLDMVVIGCAFAAIFVAKKDVKQWPILGGFVSLGGTLFVDRDAFRGTVESVKEIEEALVQGVNVQIFPEGTSTNGDQVLPFKSSLFNAAVHANAKILPITIAYLEIDEAPFSPLNRDSVCWYGSMNFAEHFWKLLAHRSIVASLTVHPPIPPDYYPGVKQLAELAHYRISRNNQSIKA
- a CDS encoding thiamine pyrophosphate-dependent enzyme, which produces MTEQEKIELELLALRVRAHIISMATDGGCFIGASLSCADLIVYLYAKVLRLSPENLKDQNRDYFFLSKGHDVPALYGTFAELGYMEKERLTNHLHTNDSIYWHPNRTIPGVEFHSGSLGHLLSVAIGVALDIKMRKGNNRVFVILGDGELNEGSIWEGCLVAAALKLDNLVAVVDRNEFQANMKTEELIPLESIDKKFAAFGWSVNRINGHSFDKMEAAFSRLPMSVDRPNVIIADTIRGKGLASIERRADRWFANFTHDEIEMLLDELYNGQESTLSSETLMVR
- a CDS encoding aminotransferase class III-fold pyridoxal phosphate-dependent enzyme, with product MNSIGKNENYPIITNSDDLYARALGLIPAVTQTLAKGPGQYVKGVAPKYLQRGKGAYVWDVDGNEYLDYTMGVGPVSLGYAYERVDDAIKKQLEDGITFSMMHPLEVEVAELVREVIPNAESVRFSKTGCDVTTAAVRLARAFTGRDKVLCCGYHGWHDWYIGVTDRNKGIPQAVRDLTFTFNYNDIQSVIDSIDGETACVILEPVVFEAPVGNFLHRLKEICRQNGTLLIFDEMWTGFRLALGGAQEFFGVKADLACYSKAVANGMPISILTGRRDVMHLLEKDVFFFTTFGGEALSLAAAKATIEELKEKKVPEHLDRVGSLLKEGYNEIAEALGMNFTKCSGFGYRTIVTFDASAGDPLEIKSLLQQELIKRGILWGGFHTMSYSHSDADVKYTLSVYKEVLPIIKKAVDEKNVRGQLRGEPVEPVFRKTSNFNMKPKKVSA
- a CDS encoding GNAT family N-acyltransferase, producing the protein MYQHLLASTPFFEVKIAEYLYEVEAALRLRFKVFNLELHEGLESSYETGLDSDVYDTFCDHLIVKDRETDNVVGTYRLLRQEKAEKSFGFYSENEFELGRIKQLPGQSLELGRSCVAKEYRSLAVVNLLWAGIARYIEIHNINAMFGCASFHSIEEGEVAGAFAYLREHHFAPDHYRVFPTRRCAMSLTPGLDSGREVNHIIQNFSPLLKGYLRAGALICGEPALDRQFGTVDFFALLETDKITEKYKNHYWKMAGAT
- a CDS encoding TIM-barrel domain-containing protein; translated protein: MKIAITKTKILFACMISVMAMNPAAASVASFTKNADGITCILDKGAMKIKICRSDIVEIQYSILVPFPSRRSLVVPDSWKGTAEFSVSENPEAVVVSTSSLQIEISKRTDAITYREPTGAVILAEDRADGKRMMPDTVAGIHTYACSTRFLSPMDEALYGLGCHPKDSLSMNYKGRDQDLAIKYMTGAIPVLLSTRGYGLMWDNYSASKFYGAEEGDSKFEYVSESGVMVDYYFFYGPEFDHIIASYRATTGEAPMFPKWAFGLFQSQDRYQSQKEVLAVKDHYRNDHIPVDCIVQDWFYWEPNVIGSHVMAPTRYPDPKAMVDELHQANIHAMISIWPVFAKGTQNFDELKKAGGMTEITWDNVMTHTFDSYYDAHDSSARDIYWREAKDSLIGRDGWDAWWVDQCEPDNGDLLDARRQAMFSIGKGIDYFNTFSLAHTTGLYKNWRHDIPGKRAFFLVRQAFAGQQRNSATLWSSDITCTFHDYKDQVPQAINACVSGIPYWTSDIGGYHLGWMSPDWSAAANRELFTRWFQFGSFCPVFRIHGKGERALFSNNWDAETKKILLKYDNLRYRLLPYIYSLSWKVTSEGYTPMRSLAFDFRGDRAVDNIQDQYMFGPAFLVSPVTEPMRPDVSAVFSGQTRKVYLPEAALWVDFWTGRSYSGKETIDAPAPIETLPLYVRAGSIIPMGPYMEYATEKKADQIELRIYPGANGKFVMYEDANDGYEYEKGEYATIEFTWNDAARMLTIEGQKGSYPGMLAKRSFDVVLVQPDHGTGVEISQHIDKHVDYNGTRLDVKL
- a CDS encoding glycosyltransferase family protein; amino-acid sequence: MKTLIVIQARTGSSRLPNKVLLPLAGAPLLQRMVERVQAAEKVSDIVVATTTERSDDPIRTLCRSIGVRCFSGHPSDLLDRHLQAALHEKADAVVKIPSDCPLIDPRIIDTVLRFFTARVRPFDYVSNLHPATYPDGNDIEVMTMEALKTAWCEAEKDYEREHTTPFLWEQPERFVLGSVLCESGLDYSMEQRWTIDYPEDYSLIKRVYDELWTPGQPVFSMYDILQLISEKPEIKMLNARYIGVNWYRHYPGQLKTISAKETRQVVNS